The Tripterygium wilfordii isolate XIE 37 chromosome 17, ASM1340144v1, whole genome shotgun sequence genome has a window encoding:
- the LOC119981829 gene encoding proliferating cellular nuclear antigen 1-like, giving the protein MATGFFVVSSWHLLWEAVAPILNLTKKATINCTQSGLTVIASDPDWTVVMVLEIERTKFNVFSCLEGFSFGMNLEEFYKMMSKATNEEIITIFGDAREVKIGVSGPGYFGYRLLISREETLDELDIQHLTVLAAEYSYHVSVGIRRNPFRRAMTFAHQRRATEVTVTITNTQVSFSTEKNEEMIVDTPGEFAIQPPITELINPVQIKFSLRRMSSYLRASLMTEAVWLFDSVDSGTMMLCPSSVGDFMYIFQTPRRPKIKLFSRA; this is encoded by the exons ATGGCTACAGGGTTCTTTGTGGTCTCTTCTTGGCATCTTCTATGGGAGGCCGTGGCACCAATCTTGAATTTGACCAAGAAAGCCACCATCAACTGCACCCAATCTGGGCTAACCGTGATTGCTTCTGATCCGGATTGGACTGTTGTTATGGTGCTGGAAATAGAACGAACGAAATTCAACGTGTTCTCCTGCTTGGAAGGTTTTTCTTTCGGTATGAATCTTGAAGAATTCTACAAGATGATGAGTAAAGCAACTAATGAAGAAATCATCACCATTTTTGGTGATGCTAGAGAGGTCAAAATTGGCGTTAGTGGTCCGGGATATTTTG GATACCGTCTTCTCATCAGTCGTGAAGAGACATTGGATGAACTTGATATTCAGCATCTGACAGTTTTAGCAGCAGAATACAGTTACCATGTGTCTGTTGGGATCCGTAGAAACCCGTTTAGAAGAGCTATGACATTTGCACATCAGAGAAGAGCAACTGAAG TTACAGTAACGATAACCAACACACAAGTGAGTTTCTCTACGGAGAAGAATGAGGAGATGATCGTTGATACG CCTGGAGAATTCGCAATCCAGCCTCCTATAACAGAACTGATAAATCCTGTTCAAATCAAGTTCAGTCTCCGTCGGATGTCTTCATACCTGAGGGCATCTCTTATGACTGAGGCAGTCTGGCTTTTTGACTCTGTTGATTCAGGTACCATGATGCTTTGCCCAAGCAGTGTCGGCGACTTCATGTATATCTTCCAGACGCCACGCCGCCCCAAGATTAAGCTGTTCAGTCGAGCTTGA
- the LOC119983125 gene encoding LIM domain-containing protein PLIM2b-like has translation MSFTGTLDKCKACDKTVYVVDMLSIEGVPYHKSCFKCSHCKGTLVMSNYSSMDGVLYCKTHFEQLFKESGNFSKNFQTGKSERQNDQLNRTPSKLSSLFSGTQDKCSVCQKTVYPLEKVSLEGECYHKTCFRCAHGGCPLTHSSYAALDGVLYCKHHFAQLFMEKGNYSHVLKSANHKRTASSSTPPPEPADDANNTDNPADASKENTEEQS, from the exons atgTCATTTACTGGAACTCTTGATAAATGCAAGGCTTGTGATAAGACTGTCTATGTGGTTGATATGTTGTCTATTGAAGGAGTTCCTTACCATAAATCCTGCTTCAAATGTAGCCATTGCAAAGGGACTCTTGTG ATGAGCAATTACTCATCCATGGATGGAGTTCTCTACTGCAAGACTCATTTCGAGCAGCTTTTCAAGGAATCTGGCAATTTCAGCAAGAACTTTCAGACAG GCAAGTCTGAGAGGCAAAATGATCAGCTG AATAGAACTCCAAGCAAGCTCTCTTCCTTGTTTAGTGGAACCCAGGACAAGTGTTCCGTCTGCCAGAAAACAGTCTATCCGCTCGAAAAG gttagcCTGGAAGGAGAGTGTTACCACAAGACATGCTTTAGATGTGCGCATGGAGGGTGTCCTCTCACACACTCATCATATGCTGCTCTTGATGGAGTTCTGTACTGCAAGCACCATTTTGCACAGCTATTCATGGAGAAAGGAAACTACAGTCATGTCCTCAAATCTGCTAACCACAAGAGAACTGCCTCCTCCTCAACACCGCCTCCTGAACCTGCTGACGACGCCAACAACACCGACAATCCTGCAGATGCTTCTAAAGAAAACACAGAAGAGCAATCTTAA
- the LOC119982763 gene encoding DEAD-box ATP-dependent RNA helicase 8-like, producing MNNNNRGRYPPGIDVGRGGGVNTNSNFQSRTPQQQQQQQYVQRNYVHNHQQFQQQQHNQQQQQHHPHNQQQHYHNQQQLHHQQQQQWLRRGQLPGADAVVDEVEKTVQSEAVDPSSQDWKASLKIPPADTRYRTEDVTATKGNEFEDYFLKRELLMGIYEKGFERPSPIQEESIPIALTGSDILARAKNGTGKTAAFCIPALEKIDLENNVIQVVILVPTRELALQTSQVCKELGKHLKIQVMVTTGGTGLKDDIMRLYQPVHLLVGTPGRILDLAKKGICILKDCSMLVMDEADKLLSPEFQPSIEQLIRFLPASRQILMFSATFPVTVKDFKDRYLQKPYVINLMDELTLKGITQFYAFVEERQKVHCLNTLFSKLQINQSIIFCNSVNRVELLAKKITELGYSCFYIHAKMLQDHRNRVFHDFRNGACRNLVCTDLFTRGIDIQAVNVVINFDFPKNSETYLHRVGRSGRFGHLGLAVNLITYEDRFNLYRIEQELGTEIKQIPPHINQEIYCR from the exons ATGAACAACAACAATAGAGGGAGGTATCCACCCGGGATCGACGTCGGGCGTGGTGGAGGGGTGAATACGAACTCTAACTTCCAGTCGAGGACGCcgcagcagcaacagcaacagcagtACGTGCAGAGGAATTACGTGCATAATCACCAGCAATTTCAGCAGCAACAGCAtaatcagcagcagcagcagcaccaCCCTCATAATCAACAGCAGCATTATCATAATCAGCAGCAACTGCATCATCAACAGCAACAACAGTGGCTGAGGAGGGGCCAGTTACCTGGTGCAGATGCCGTGGTGGATGAGGTTGAAAAGACCGTGCAGTCTGAGGCCGTTGACCCGAG CTCTCAAGATTGGAAGGCAAGCCTGAAGATACCACCAGCTGATACACGCTACAGAACAGAG GATGTGACAGCCACCAAAGGAAATGAATTCGAGGACTATTTTTTGAAGCGTGAGCTGCTTATGggaatatatgagaagggtttTGAAAGGCCTTCCCCAATTCAAGAAGAAAGTATTCCTATTGCTCTTACTGGTAGTGATATACTTGCGAGAGCCAAAAATGGTACAGGGAAAACAGCTGCATTTTGCATTCCTGCCTTGGAAAAAATTGACCTAGAAAACAATGTTATTCAAG TTGTCATTCTGGTTCCCACGCGAGAGCTGGCTCTTCAGACATCACAAGTTTGTAAGGAGCTTGGAAAGCATTTGAAAATTCAAGTTATGGTTACCACCGGTGGTACCGGTCTGAAGGATGATATTATGCGTTTATATCAACCAGTACACTTACTTGTTGGGACACCTGGAAGAATACTAGATCTCGCAAAAAAGGGCATTTGTATTTTGAAAGATTGCTCAATGCTTGTTATGGATGAG GCTGATAAGCTTTTGTCTCCAGAGTTTCAACCGTCAATAGAACAGCTGATTCGATTTCTTCCTGCTAGTCGTCAAATTTTAATGTTTTCAGCTACATTTCCTGTTACTGTCAAGGACTTTAAAGATAGATATCTTCAGAAGCCTTATGTTATTAATCTTATGGATGAGCTTACTCTCAAGGGTATCACCCAGTTCTACGCTTTTGTGGAAGAAAGACAGAAAGTTCACTGCCTAAACACTCTTTTTTCAAAG CTGCAAATAAACCAATCAATCATTTTCTGTAACTCAGTAAATCGGGTAGAATTGTTGGCTAAGAAGATTACAGAACTTGGCTACTCTTGTTTCTATATTCATGCAAAGATGCTCCAAGACCATCGCAACAGAGTATTTCATGACTTCCGCAATGGTGCTTGCAGAAACTTAGTTTGTACTG ATCTATTTACCAGGGGGATAGACATTCAAGCAGTGAATGTCGTTATTAACTTCGATTTTCCAAAGAACTCAGAAACATACCTGCATAGG GTTGGTCGATCTGGAAGGTTTGGACACCTAGGGTTGGCTGTGAATTTGATCACCTATGAGGACCGCTTTAACTT GTACAGGATCGAGCAAGAGCTTGGTACcgaaattaaacaaattcctcCACATATTAATCAGGAAATTTATTGCCGTTAA
- the LOC119982534 gene encoding seed lectin subunit I-like: MILPVLLFLLAFLNKTPSSNASSRSNDVSAFSHFSFPTFTNTSCDDGALICMGSVTSKDGYLSLTPEPEDDPSARGKIARVLFKHPVFAWPATIATTFTINMNTFPSSNTPADGITFIMAPDSNPPPLGSNGGYLGLMNATLDGNVVGQLAVELDTFKDNFDIDNNHVGIDTTSITNPLVAKSLSAKLSSGNDIKVRIDYSPIGEILQVSMAPVNEEMSIVLSQSIKLSDTVPKSIYVGFTASTGEYRGTHRILDWEFTSVDSLETTDATNVGRGIWNIMNKA; this comes from the exons ATGATTCTACCAGTACTTCtctttctccttgctttccttaACAAAACTCCTTCTAGCAATGCATCTTCAAGGTCAAATGATGTATCCGCCTTTAGCCACTTCAGTTTCCCTACCTTCACCAATACAAGCTGCGATGATGGTGCTCTGATATGCATGGGATCAGTTACTAGCAAAGACGGATACTTAAGCCTCACACCGGAGCCGGAAGACGATCCCTCTGCACGAGGGAAGATTGCTAGGGTTCTATTTAAGCATCCCGTGTTTGCATGGCCGGCAACCATCGCCACCACCTTCACCATCAACATGAACACTTTCCCTAGTTCTAACACTCCAGCCGATGGGATTACGTTTATTATGGCACCGGATTCTAATCCCCCACCACTTGGTAGCAATGGGGGATATCTCGGACTCATGAATGCTACATTAGATG GCAACGTTGTTGGTCAACTAGCAGTGGAGCTGGACACTTTCAAGGACAACTTTGATATAGATAACAACCATGTTGGTATCGACACTACGAGCATAACAAATCCACTTGTAGCAAAGTCTCTCTCTGCTAAACTCAGCAGTGGAAACGATATTAAAGTCAGAATTGATTACAGTCCTATAGGAGAAATATTGCAAGTATCAATGGCACCCGTAAATGAAGAAATGTCGATTGTTCTCAGTCAATCCATTAAACTGTCAGATACGGTTCCAAAATCCATATATGTGGGCTTCACGGCTTCCACAGGAGAATACAGAGGTACTCACAGGATTCTCGATTGGGAATTTACATCTGTGGATAGTTTGGAGACAACTGATGCCACCAACGTTGGACGTGGTATTTGGAATATAATGAATAAAGCATAG